The genome window GGAGCAGTCAGCGAAACTGTCGGCAGGCAAATGGCTGAAGGAGTTAAAAAACTTCTTAAAACAGATATAGCTTTATCTGATACAGGAATTGCAGGGCCCACAGGTGGAACTCCTGAAAAACCGGTAGGCTTACATTATGTAGGATATTCAGATGATAATAAAACAGAGGTTCATAGGGTAGTATTTAAAGGAGAGAGAAATGATGTTCGCCTTGCTGTATCCCAGTTTGCATTAAATTTAGTTCGTCTAAATTTCAGGTAGTATAATTTCAACCCTGTTTCTACCTTTTTCTTTAGCCAGATAAAGTGCCTGGTCAGCTCTTTTTACAATACTGTCCGGAGTATCTTCAGGGGTAGCTTCTGTAACTCCGAAACTGGAAGTAACCTTTCCTACTTTATCAAAGTTATACTCTTCAATTTTCTTCCTTAATTTCTCTGCCAAAATTCTTGTTCCACTTATATCAGTTTCAGGTGCAATAATAACAAACTCCTCACCACCCCATCTGGCAAAAACATCTGTATCCCGAATATTTTCTTTTACAATTTTTGCTATTGTTTTCAGGACATAATCCCCAACCTGATGACCATAAGTATCATTAATCTTTTTAAAATGGTCTATATCAAATATTATCAGTCCCAGTGGACGACCATATCTTTTGACTTTTTTAAGTTCTTCTTCCAGTACTCTATTAAACTTACCTTTATTATAAATTCGGGTAAGAGGGTCTATTTCAGAAAGAGTTTTAAATTTCTCACTTCGCTTGATTATACTTATCAATAACGCAAACACTGTAAGAATAGAAAACTCGACGGATAAATACATAATGATAAAGGCTTCATTAAACATAGATATTGTATTGTCTTTTTCGTAATAAACCAGATAACCAACATTTCTACCGGTAATATTTTTAATAACAATAAAGGAAACCACATAATAGTTTCCATCTATTTTTATATCAACAGCAAAATTTGAAAACTGTTTAAGTCTGTTTTTCACTTTATCTTTCAAGGTCAAGTTTATCTTGGCAAATATATCAGGAGGAATTGCATAACTTTTCAAATCAGAGGGCTCATAATAAAAATCTTTATCAAACTCACTCTGAATATATGTTTTTCTGATTTCTCTTGATAAGGTATTAAAAAGGACATTTTTATAAATAAGAAATATGTACTCTCCTTTAAATATTTTTTTAAGCTCATCCTTTAAAGCTTCATAAGATAGAATTATCTCAACTGTTCCTAAAAATTTATCCTTGTAATAAAGCTCATAAGGGAATTTAAAACCTCCAACAAAATTTTCTTTTTTCTCAGCTTCAAAAATGATATTGATTTTTTTATTTTCCTTTTGATTATCTCCAAATTTTTCAGGTCTATGAAATCTCAGGAAAACTGTTCCATCGGGCAGCTTTATCTGAATGAATTTTATCCCATACTTTTGCATATCCTTATATAAATCTTTATACTCCTCAGATAAGAGTTTCCTTACTTTATCTTTTTCTGAAGGAGGAAATTTTTCCAGCTGATACAACAGTTTCAAAAATTTCTCATCACTGAAATATCTTTTCTGGATAAATTCAATTACCATCTTATAGCCATTAAGAGTAGCTTTAAATTCCGCTGCAGCCTTTACAATTTTTTGATTTAAATAAATCTGTTTGTTCTGTTCCTTTTTCTGTTCAAACAGGAAAAATATAGCTATAGACAAAACAAGAAAAATTGATATATATATAAGCACCGATTTTTTTATTTTGGCTTCCATATTCTTTAAGTTATAGTATTTATATGCATTTCGTCAAACAAAAGAGGTGAGATAATGGCAGAAAAATTATGGGGCGGTAGATTTTCAGAAAGCACAGATGCTTTTGTTGAAGAGTTTACCGAAAGTGTTTCTTTTGATAAGGAACTGGCTTTATACGATATAAAAGGAAGCATAGCCCATGCCAGAATGTTGGGAAAACAGGGAATTATTCCACAGGAAGATGCAGAAAAAATAATAAAAGGTCTGGAAGAAATCAGAAAAGAGATAGAAGAAGGCAAATTCCAGTGGAAAAAAGAGCTTGAAGATGTTCATATGAACATTGAAAAGGCATTAATTGAAAAAATTGGCGATGTAGGAGGAAAACTCCACACAGGAAGAAGTAGAAATGACCAGGTAATAACAGCTTTTAGACTTTATCTAAAAGAAGAAACAAACAATATAATACAGCTTTTACGACAGCTTAAAAAAGCACTTTTGGAAAAAGCAAAGGAAACAGTTGATATAGTAATGCCTGCCTATACTCATTTGCAAAGGGCACAGCCAATAAGAATGGCTCATTATTTCTTAGCCTATCTGGAAATGTATAACAGAGATGAAGAAAGATTTTCAGATACTTTAAAGCGTATTGACCAGATGCCTCTTGGAAGTGGAGCACTGGCAGGAGTTGATTTCCCAATAGATAGAGAGATGACAGCAAAAGAACTGGGATTTTCACAAATCATGAGAAACTCCCTTGATGCCACAGCGTCAAGGGATGCAATAATAGAATTCTTATCTGATGCTGCAATCTGTATGTCAAATCTATCAAGACAATCAGAAGACCTGATTATATGGAACTCAGCCGAATTTTTCTTTATTGAGCTTCCTGACAAGCTAACCACAGGTTCTTCAATAATGCCCCAGAAGAAAAACCCTGATGTTTTAGAGCTTATTCGTGGAAAAACAGGAAGGGTTTATGGGGATTTAGTTGCATTGCTGACAATAGTAAAAGGTCTTCCAATGGCTTACAACAGAGACCTGCAGGAAGACAAAGAGCCTGTCTTTGATGCAGTCAGAACCCTAAAAGGCTCAATAATCGGAATGACAAAAATAATAGAAGGTCTAAAGCCAAGAAAAGAAGTTATGGAAAAGGCTGCAGGTGGATTTGCTTTAGCCACAGACCTTGCCAACTACCTTGTTAGAAAGGGTATGCCTTTTAGACAGGCACACCACGTTGTTGGACAGATTGTGGGTTATCTGACCCAGCAAAATAGGGAACTGGAAAGTATTACACTTGATGAGCTTAAAAAGTTTTCTCCGCTATTTGAAGAAGATGTCCTTAATATTCTTAGCCCTTACTATGTTGCAGATGCAAGAAAATCTTACGGCGGAACAGCGAAAGAAAGAATTTTAGAGCAGATTAAATACTGGGAAGAAAAACTCCAATGAAAGTCAGGCTTTTAGACTGGCAGATAAAAGCTATAAAAGAAGCTGTCCAGCAGGTTTTTGGCAATGATGTAAAAGTGTATATATTTGGTAGCAGAGCTAATCCTGAGCAAAAAGGTGGAGATATAGATATCCTTGTGCTTGTTCCAGAGCTGCAGGACAAATACAAGAAAAAGAGTAAACTTTTAACCCAGCTTTACAAAAGACTTGGAGAAAGAAAAATAGACCTGATTATTACAGATAGTATTAAAAGCGATATAGAGAGGGAAGCCGTAGAAAAAGGAGTTCTACTGTGAAGATAGAAACAATTCAAAAAAGATTTAACCAGTATCTAAATGAAGAGGAAAAACACCTACAAATCTTAAAGGAGGACATAGAAGCATTACAACAATTTTATCCCTTTACGGCACAAACCATTGAAAAATTTTTAAATAAAAGAGAGTATTTAAGAATTTTAGACCAGCTAACATACAGATTTATGAAATTTCAGGACACCCTTGCAAAACTGATAAGATATTATCTTCTTTTGAAAGGTGAAAATGTAGAGAATATGTCTGTTATAGATATTGTAAATCTTGCAGAAAAACTGGGAATAAGTATCAATGAAGAGCTGTGGTTTGAGATGAGAGCCTTAAGAAACAGCCTTACACATGAATACGCACAGGACTACCAGCAGATAGCAGAAGCCTTAAACCAGCTTGTAAATTTTGTTGAAATTTTTGAAAAAATTCTTAACGAGGTGAGGAAGTGATAGTAATATTTGATGTTGATGGTGTTTTGATAGATGTTACAAAATCTTACCATTACTCAATTTATGACACTGTGAAATATTTTGCACAGGAGAAACCCAGAGAAGAATTACTTGATATAAAGTTCTCGTTTAATATAAACAACGACTGGGATGCCTCAATAGCAGGAATACTTTATGCAAAATCAGGGCTATCCCTAAAGGAATTCAAAAAAGAGTTTGCTCCCTTCAGCCAGTCCCTTGATGATATGTTTAGATATGCTCAGGAGAAAGGAATTGAGTTGCCTGATTATAAAGAGCTTGTCCAGGTATTTGAAGATTTTTATCACCAGCATAGAGAAAGGGAAGAAATGATTTTCCCCCATGATGTTCTGGAAAGGGTCAGAAAAAAAGCGGATATATTAGGAGTTATCACAGGAAGACCCTTTTCAGACCTTGATTATTCCTTCAAAAAATTTGACCTGTATAAATATTTTGATTATATAATTACAGAAGATGACATACCTCAGCCAGATTTGAGAAAGCCATCTTCTTATCCTTTGAAGCTATTTTTTGAAAAAGTTGAGTTTGATAACCCTGTTTTTTATATAGGAGATACAAAAGCTGACAAAAAAATGGTAGAAAACTTTAACAAAGAAGAAAATAAAAATGTTAGATTTGTCCTCTATCAAAATGAACATAACAAAGATTTAAAGACAGAAAATAAAATAAAAGCCCCTGACGAAATATGTGAGGTGTTAAACAATTATGATTACGCACAAGATTAGACTACTTTTTATATTCTTATTAATTTTTTCCTTTTCTTTTTCTGATACGATAACAGAAACGCTTGAAAAATATGTAAACCAAGAACTTGAAAAAAAAGACACCAGTTTCAGAAAAAAACTTGATGAATGTCTTTCTATTTACAAAAAGTATCACTACAAAGACGAAAACCTAAAAAAAGAGATTGAACAAAAAGGATGCAAGCCATACATAGAAGAGTATGAAAGATTAATTGAGAAAGCAACAGAAAAATACAGTAAAGATTTAGAAGCAAATAAGAATACCACTATTCCAGATAAACCTAATCAGAGGTAAGTCCAAAATGATAATCACAATTGATGGTCCCGCAGGTTCAGGAAAATCAACAATTGCTAAAATGCTGGCAAAAGAGCTTGGATATACCTATATAGATACAGGAGCTATGTATAGGGCAGTTGCCCTTATGGTAAAAAGAAAAGGAATAGACCCTGATAATCCTGACGCTGTTGTTGAGCTTATGAAAAAAATCCAGATAGACCTTAAGCCTGCAGAAAATGGGGTGCAGGTTTTTCTCAATGGTGAGGATGTATCCAAAGAAATCCGGACAGAAGAGATAGGAAAAATAGCTTCTAAAATCGCAAGGCACTCAGAAGTCAGGAGAATACTGGTTCAGATGCAAAGAGAATTAGGACTAAAAGCAAAAAATGTGGTAATAGAGGGAAGAGATACAGGAACAGTTATATTTCCAGATGCAGATATAAAATTTTTCTTTACAGCATCACCGGAAGTAAGGGCAGAAAGAAGGTTCAAGGAATTAAAGGAAAAAGGACTGGATATAAGCTATGAAGAAATTCTAAAAGAAATAAAAGAGAGAGACCATTTAGATGAAACCAGAAAAGATAGCCCCCTTAGACCTGCTGAGGATGCAATTATAATTGATACTACTGGTAAATCTTTGTCTGATGTTTTTCAGGATGTTTTGAAAATTATTAAAGATAGATTAAAATTTCAGGCAGCTAATTCATAAATTAACAACATCTAATTGAGACAAAACTTATAAGAAAACTAAATAAATTTTCAATCTTCTGTATAACCACAGCAGGTTCTATTATAATAGTCATTCATAAAATCAAATTTTGAGGAGTTTATTTGAAAAGCCTTATAAAGTTTTCATTCTCCAGATTTTCCGAGATTTACGATAAGGAAGCTGCTCTGCAAAAG of Persephonella sp. IF05-L8 contains these proteins:
- a CDS encoding diguanylate cyclase, translated to MEAKIKKSVLIYISIFLVLSIAIFFLFEQKKEQNKQIYLNQKIVKAAAEFKATLNGYKMVIEFIQKRYFSDEKFLKLLYQLEKFPPSEKDKVRKLLSEEYKDLYKDMQKYGIKFIQIKLPDGTVFLRFHRPEKFGDNQKENKKINIIFEAEKKENFVGGFKFPYELYYKDKFLGTVEIILSYEALKDELKKIFKGEYIFLIYKNVLFNTLSREIRKTYIQSEFDKDFYYEPSDLKSYAIPPDIFAKINLTLKDKVKNRLKQFSNFAVDIKIDGNYYVVSFIVIKNITGRNVGYLVYYEKDNTISMFNEAFIIMYLSVEFSILTVFALLISIIKRSEKFKTLSEIDPLTRIYNKGKFNRVLEEELKKVKRYGRPLGLIIFDIDHFKKINDTYGHQVGDYVLKTIAKIVKENIRDTDVFARWGGEEFVIIAPETDISGTRILAEKLRKKIEEYNFDKVGKVTSSFGVTEATPEDTPDSIVKRADQALYLAKEKGRNRVEIILPEI
- the argH gene encoding argininosuccinate lyase; amino-acid sequence: MAEKLWGGRFSESTDAFVEEFTESVSFDKELALYDIKGSIAHARMLGKQGIIPQEDAEKIIKGLEEIRKEIEEGKFQWKKELEDVHMNIEKALIEKIGDVGGKLHTGRSRNDQVITAFRLYLKEETNNIIQLLRQLKKALLEKAKETVDIVMPAYTHLQRAQPIRMAHYFLAYLEMYNRDEERFSDTLKRIDQMPLGSGALAGVDFPIDREMTAKELGFSQIMRNSLDATASRDAIIEFLSDAAICMSNLSRQSEDLIIWNSAEFFFIELPDKLTTGSSIMPQKKNPDVLELIRGKTGRVYGDLVALLTIVKGLPMAYNRDLQEDKEPVFDAVRTLKGSIIGMTKIIEGLKPRKEVMEKAAGGFALATDLANYLVRKGMPFRQAHHVVGQIVGYLTQQNRELESITLDELKKFSPLFEEDVLNILSPYYVADARKSYGGTAKERILEQIKYWEEKLQ
- a CDS encoding nucleotidyltransferase domain-containing protein — translated: MKVRLLDWQIKAIKEAVQQVFGNDVKVYIFGSRANPEQKGGDIDILVLVPELQDKYKKKSKLLTQLYKRLGERKIDLIITDSIKSDIEREAVEKGVLL
- a CDS encoding HAD-IA family hydrolase, with the translated sequence MIVIFDVDGVLIDVTKSYHYSIYDTVKYFAQEKPREELLDIKFSFNINNDWDASIAGILYAKSGLSLKEFKKEFAPFSQSLDDMFRYAQEKGIELPDYKELVQVFEDFYHQHREREEMIFPHDVLERVRKKADILGVITGRPFSDLDYSFKKFDLYKYFDYIITEDDIPQPDLRKPSSYPLKLFFEKVEFDNPVFYIGDTKADKKMVENFNKEENKNVRFVLYQNEHNKDLKTENKIKAPDEICEVLNNYDYAQD
- the cmk gene encoding (d)CMP kinase — translated: MIITIDGPAGSGKSTIAKMLAKELGYTYIDTGAMYRAVALMVKRKGIDPDNPDAVVELMKKIQIDLKPAENGVQVFLNGEDVSKEIRTEEIGKIASKIARHSEVRRILVQMQRELGLKAKNVVIEGRDTGTVIFPDADIKFFFTASPEVRAERRFKELKEKGLDISYEEILKEIKERDHLDETRKDSPLRPAEDAIIIDTTGKSLSDVFQDVLKIIKDRLKFQAANS